From Serinus canaria isolate serCan28SL12 chromosome 26, serCan2020, whole genome shotgun sequence, one genomic window encodes:
- the LAMTOR5 gene encoding ragulator complex protein LAMTOR5, whose translation MEGTLEQHLEETMKSPAVVGVLCTDSQGLNLGCRGTLSDEHAGIISVLAQQAAKLTSDPTDTPVVCLESDSGNIMIQKHDSITVAVHKLLS comes from the exons ATGGAGGGAACGCTGGAACAGCACCTGGAGGAGAC CATGAAGAGCCCGGCCGTGGTGGGTGTGCTGTGCACCGACTCGCAGGGGCTCAACCTGGGCT GCAGGGGCACCCTGTCAGATGAGCACGCTGGCATCATCTCAGTGCTGGCCCAGCAGGCGGCCAAGCTGACCTCGGACCCCACGGACACGCCCGTGGTGTGCCTGGAGTCAGACAGCGG GAACATCATGATCCAGAAGCACGACAGCATCACCGTGGCAGTGCACAAGCTGCTGtcctga